A region of the Salvia splendens isolate huo1 chromosome 11, SspV2, whole genome shotgun sequence genome:
ttttcttacaaCTTTTTTTGGATGTGTTTTGGAACTGCACAGCCCTTCTGAGAAACATTTTTGGAGCTCTGATCACTTTGTGTTGTTTAAGCATAATAGAACACTTTTTTTGCTATACTTCACTAGCTGGCTTGAAAAGGCTATTTATGGACTTAGCAAGCTTCAAGATCACTGGACCTTTGTCAAGTTCATTGGATTTGAATAGTGCTCTAACGAAAGTTGTGTGTATAAGAAAGTAAATGGAAATGTGGTATTCTTGTTACTCTACATAGATTACATCCTATTGATTGGCAATGACGAGAAGATGTATAACATGGTTATCAttgagtttgagatgaaggatttcgGAGAAGCTAGGCACATCCTTGGGATCAAGGTCATTCGAGATCGCGGAACTTGGGAATTCTACATCAACATAGTGCTGAAACGTTTAGTATGGAAAAACTCAAGAAAGGTTTATCATTGCTTCATTATGGAATTGGTTATAGATGTGTCCTCAAGTAACATATGCTTTAGCAGTTTTAGTTCTCTAGACTTGATATTTGCTTTGTCGTATACATGGTTACAAGATATAAACAAATCTTGGTCGAGCACATTGGGCTGTTGTGAAGAACATTCTCGAGTATCAAAAAGGGACTAAAGGGTATATGTTGGTCTATTAGCTAGACAAGTTGTGCTTAATATATCGATTGGGATTTTCAAACTGATTGATCAAGGTTTAAGGAAATCAACATCTGGCTATATGTTCATCATATGAGGTGGAATCATTGCATGGAAGAGTGTGAACCCGAAATACATCGCGGATTCCACCATGGAAGTTGAATATGTGGTTGCATTTGAAGCCGCTAAGGAATCAGTATGGCTTAGAAACGCGTCCTATTGTAGCTAGACATAATTCTGAGTGTGTCTAAAGACCAAGAGTATTTCTCATGTTGTGTCACTGTCGTAGAagcgtttcattttgagcactcgttttagaaaaataataataaatagttaaaatggagagagaataaaataacacAGTAGTTATTATTTTATCCATTTAGCTTGGATGTAACACCGtagtaataatatttattgaacTCCTTGCCAATCTATCTTTTGTAAACCATTATATATACGTAATATAATAGTTTTTCGAATTTATTCATTTCATACACTAATTGAATTCATATACATATTCTTTTTTGTGTTTAACATTCGGAGATCTACATGATCTCTTCTCTGTCATCCTAAGCTTAGAGAGAAATTTATTAACATTAAAATGAGAAGAATTATATTTTTAGTCTTTACTCATTGCACTAATTTCACCCGTAGTCTCtatctttaaaaatatcaccGATATCTATGGTTATTGATATAATATTGCTATCCCTGATTATTAACATAATATTGTTCGAAGAACTTTTACATTTTTCTGGATCATAATGCCCGTCATACTATAAGagttatttttatcattttttagaGAGAACCATCACTTTggtttatcacaatataaagaGAGGCACATCCATATCTCCCTTCATCAACATTCCCAAACAAACTCAAATCATCATAATTTGAAAATGGCTGTTCATACCGTCTACATCGTGTTCGTCGTCTCATTCGGGTGGTTCTTCTTCCTGGCCTTCTGCCTACTAGCAATGTGGTACTTGTTGACTCGgaggaaggagaagaagatgCAGGAGGCTGAAGTCATACGCCGCAACGAGCATGTGAGGGTGAAGGAAGATATCATGAAGGGGCCTACGGGAGCAGAGACCGTAGCTCTATCCATCGAAAAAGACGAGAGGTTTGAGGAAGATATCATCAAGAAGGAGAAGGAATTGAAAGGCAAACATATGCACTATGCTGATATTGAGAAAGGAGCTTCTTCTGCTTCTAACTGATTTTCTGCTTATTCATGTATGGTCAAATAATAATGACTGTTGTTTGTAATATATTTCCTGCTTCATTTATTCTATGCCAGTGCAGCCTGAAACCCGTGAACTGACCTGAATTACCCGCGAAATTTAGAGGGTTGTGATTAATAATGAAACGCGTTAGAACATAACTGTTGATACAAGTTTCGGTTACGTGCAATTAACATGACAAAGTTGAATCTACATTGACACCAAACAGAGGCTtcatttgtctatttaaactcCTCAAAGCTTTATAAACCTCCTTTCTCTGTGGATGGCTGGTGTCTTTAGCAACAAATTCATGAACACTTTCTCCCACGTGAATCGAGCTGCAGCCCGTAACTTTCTCCCTCCCCTGTTCTCGAGCAGCCACTCGAAAAATCGATGCCTCCTGCCACTGCCCAGCAGAAGAGCTCAAGTCTGTGATCAGCTTCAGATAATTGGCATTATTCGGCTCTTGTTCCAAAATCTTTGTGTTCAACAACTCCATCAAATCCCTATTCCCATGGAGTTTACAAGCAGATAACAGAGTTGCCCAAATCACTGAATTAGCCTCCAAATGCATACTCTCTGTAAACCTAATGGCTTCCTCTATCTTCCCTGCTCGAGCAAGAACGTCCACCATGCATCCGTAGTGCTCAATCCGCGCCTCAATTCCAAAATCCTGCACCATTCGGTTGAACAATGCCTTCCCTTCTTCGAGCAGCCCTCCATGGGTACAGGCTGAGAGCACCGCGATGAAGATCACATCATCGGGCTCCTGGCCTTCCGCACACATGGTGTCGAAGAGGTCTAGGGCTTCCCTGCAACGGCCATTTACTGCCAGCCCCGAGATCATCGTGGTCCAAGTGATGATGCATCTCCGGGGCATCTTGTGGAAGATGATCTCCGCGCTTTCTAGATCCCCACACTTGGCGAACATGTCTATCAGGGCGTTGCCTAGGGGAAGCGAGAGCTCGAATTTGTTCTTCCTCATGTATGATTCGATCCATCTCCCGTGTTCAAGCGAATTCGAGTGCGTGCAGGCAGATAGGATGCTGATCAGCGTCGTCTGATTGGGCATGCATCTGCCATCGACCAGCATTTCTTGGAAAACAGATAAAGCCTCGTCAAAAGCGCTGTTGCTAACACAGCCAGCGATCATAGCGTTCCACGAGATCACATTCTTCGACGGCATTTGGTCGAATACCATTCTCGCAGAGGCAATGTCGCCATTCGTCGCATAGCCCGAGACCATTGTCGTCCAAGAAGCTACGCTTCTCTCCGGCATCTGATCAAACAACTCCCTCGCCCTTCCCAACTCGCCTAGCTTGATGTAACCCGAGATCATCGTGTTCCAAGACACGCTATTCCTCTCGGGCATTCGCAGGAAAACCTCATCAGCCAGCTCCATCCTGCCTCCCTTCACGAGCCCCGAAACAACGGTGTTCCACGACACCAAATTCTTCTCCGGCATCGCCTCGAACAGCCTCATCGCGCAAGCTACCTCCCCGCAGCTCATGTACGCCCTAATCATCGTGTTCCACGAGACAACATCTCTCTCAGACATTTCATCGAACACCTTCACGACTACCCCCAAATCCGCCGCGCATTTACTGTAGAAATCCAGGAGATTGTTCATCACAAACACGCTACACGAATATCCGATCTTCAAAACATGACCGTGAACCGTCTCGCCGCATCGCAGCTTCTGAAACGACGCGAAGCAACTAAGCAGAAATGTGAAAGTGAAACTGTTTGCCAAAATGTCGGACTCTCGCAATCGGTTGAAAGCGACGGCTGCGATTTTGTGGGACTTTCCGATCGAGCACTTGATCAATGTATTGTGAAAGATGAGATTTGGAGTCGGCAAATCATTGAACAGTTTGAGAGCGTGATCGAAAGAGATCAAGTCCGAGGAAAGTGGCATGAGCTTGACTGCTAAAAAGTTGCTATGTTTTAATCCGTTGATGAGAATTTGAAGATGGATTTGTTTCAATTGGTTGGCTGTTTTACATTTCTGCAATATAATTCCCAGACGATGCTCCATTGATTTTCATGTGTGATGAAACAGCGCAATCAGGTTGAAGCAGATGAGGATCAAATGTTTCTATATGCTATTTTTACAgccttatttatttatttattactttttCAACCACTTGTTTATCAGCGCAAAGACGAAAGCCAACACTGCTCTCGATGAGGCAAAACGCCGGTTGGTTTGATTCCATCAATAACTGCATCATCCACAGAAAACCTAAAGCCGCAATCTTGACATACATCCGCATGCGCCGCTGCTGCGGAGGCATTGTGATCCCAGCCGCCCCATTACTCCTCAAAGCCTGCGCTTCACTTTCTGTGCTTAATTTCGGGAAAGTTGTGCATTCTGAAATCATCAA
Encoded here:
- the LOC121756291 gene encoding pentatricopeptide repeat-containing protein At3g29230-like, which produces MEHRLGIILQKCKTANQLKQIHLQILINGLKHSNFLAVKLMPLSSDLISFDHALKLFNDLPTPNLIFHNTLIKCSIGKSHKIAAVAFNRLRESDILANSFTFTFLLSCFASFQKLRCGETVHGHVLKIGYSCSVFVMNNLLDFYSKCAADLGVVVKVFDEMSERDVVSWNTMIRAYMSCGEVACAMRLFEAMPEKNLVSWNTVVSGLVKGGRMELADEVFLRMPERNSVSWNTMISGYIKLGELGRARELFDQMPERSVASWTTMVSGYATNGDIASARMVFDQMPSKNVISWNAMIAGCVSNSAFDEALSVFQEMLVDGRCMPNQTTLISILSACTHSNSLEHGRWIESYMRKNKFELSLPLGNALIDMFAKCGDLESAEIIFHKMPRRCIITWTTMISGLAVNGRCREALDLFDTMCAEGQEPDDVIFIAVLSACTHGGLLEEGKALFNRMVQDFGIEARIEHYGCMVDVLARAGKIEEAIRFTESMHLEANSVIWATLLSACKLHGNRDLMELLNTKILEQEPNNANYLKLITDLSSSAGQWQEASIFRVAAREQGREKVTGCSSIHVGESVHEFVAKDTSHPQRKEVYKALRSLNRQMKPLFGVNVDSTLSC